Proteins found in one Sphingobacteriales bacterium genomic segment:
- a CDS encoding YicC family protein: MTGYGKADALIGDKQVKVELRSLNSSKQLDMGMRLPFLFRAKEADLRKLIAQKAVRGKVDMLVTIESAANPTLAINKTLFRSYLQELQSIADSLQLPPQDLVAAVLRLPEITAAEPTAHEHELEQLQQLVEQALENLQHYRAQEGNLLMVDFQAQIAAILQKLDTVKNLAPLRLQKVRDQLRESLQRHLPDAAYDPNRFEQELIYYIEKLDISEEISRLQNHCYWFRSELASAETEKGKKLNFIAQEIGREINTIGSKANDSNIQVAVVDMKDELEKIKEQLLNIL; the protein is encoded by the coding sequence ATGACAGGCTACGGAAAAGCCGATGCCCTGATAGGCGACAAACAAGTGAAGGTGGAGTTGCGCTCGCTTAATAGTAGCAAACAATTGGATATGGGTATGCGACTGCCCTTTTTGTTCCGTGCCAAAGAAGCCGACCTGCGCAAACTTATTGCCCAAAAAGCGGTGCGCGGCAAAGTAGATATGCTTGTTACGATAGAAAGTGCCGCCAATCCTACGCTTGCTATCAACAAAACGCTCTTTCGCAGTTATTTACAGGAATTGCAAAGTATTGCCGACAGTCTCCAACTGCCGCCGCAGGATTTGGTGGCTGCCGTACTGCGCCTGCCCGAAATTACGGCTGCCGAACCCACCGCCCACGAACACGAACTCGAACAACTCCAACAATTAGTAGAACAAGCCCTCGAAAATCTGCAACATTATCGCGCTCAGGAGGGCAATTTGTTGATGGTGGATTTTCAAGCACAGATTGCCGCCATATTACAAAAATTAGATACCGTAAAAAACCTCGCTCCGCTTCGCTTGCAAAAAGTACGCGACCAACTCCGCGAGTCGTTGCAACGCCACCTGCCCGATGCCGCTTACGACCCCAACCGCTTCGAGCAAGAACTTATTTATTACATAGAAAAACTCGACATCAGCGAAGAAATATCGCGCTTGCAAAATCATTGCTATTGGTTTCGCAGCGAACTCGCCTCTGCCGAAACAGAAAAGGGGAAAAAACTCAACTTTATTGCACAGGAAATAGGGCGCGAAATCAATACCATCGGCTCTAAAGCAAATGACAGCAATATTCAGGTGGCAGTAGTGGATATGAAAGACGAACTGGAAAAAATAAAAGAACAATTACTCAATATTTTATAA
- the gmk gene encoding guanylate kinase translates to MITPLPKVIIITAPSGAGKTTLVRYLLDKMNHQLAFSVSATTRARREHEIEGKDYYFISKEEFIEKRDKGEFLEWEEVYDGNYYGTLKSEVLRIAAQHKSCIFDVDVKGALNIKKHYGSQALAIFIKVPSIADLRRRLEARLTETPQTIERRLQRAVMEIQHENDFDRIIVNRHLPAAKRTAYHYVSAFLNETPTTEHKKQQKATF, encoded by the coding sequence ATGATAACGCCCCTCCCAAAAGTTATAATCATCACAGCTCCTTCGGGTGCCGGAAAAACTACGTTGGTGCGTTATCTATTGGATAAAATGAACCATCAATTGGCTTTTTCGGTATCAGCTACCACACGCGCCCGCCGCGAACACGAAATAGAAGGAAAAGATTATTATTTTATCAGTAAGGAAGAATTTATTGAAAAACGCGACAAAGGCGAATTTTTGGAATGGGAAGAAGTATATGACGGCAACTACTACGGCACGCTCAAAAGCGAAGTATTGCGCATTGCCGCTCAACACAAATCCTGTATTTTTGATGTAGATGTAAAAGGCGCACTCAATATCAAAAAACACTACGGCTCACAAGCTCTGGCAATTTTTATAAAAGTACCCTCGATCGCCGACCTGCGCCGCCGCCTCGAAGCACGCCTCACCGAAACACCCCAAACCATAGAACGCCGCCTGCAACGTGCCGTTATGGAAATACAACACGAAAACGACTTTGACCGCATTATCGTCAATCGCCATTTACCCGCCGCCAAACGCACCGCCTATCACTATGTGTCGGCTTTTTTGAATGAAACCCCCACAACCGAACACAAAAAACAGCAAAAAGCAACTTTTTAA
- the apaG gene encoding Co2+/Mg2+ efflux protein ApaG produces the protein MISAITNGVKVSVEVFYQNEFSRPSMHEYIFTYRISIENQSSYTIKLLQRHWHILDSTGKHREVRGEGVVGKQPVLESGQSHVYVSGCNLESEFGRMWGSYTMERVSNGKQFEVDIPAFMMEVSSKLN, from the coding sequence ATGATCTCTGCAATCACAAATGGCGTAAAAGTAAGTGTAGAAGTTTTCTATCAAAATGAATTTTCGCGCCCCAGTATGCACGAATATATTTTCACTTACCGCATCAGTATTGAAAACCAAAGTAGCTATACCATCAAACTCCTCCAACGGCACTGGCACATTTTAGACTCCACCGGCAAACACCGCGAAGTGCGTGGCGAGGGCGTAGTGGGCAAGCAACCCGTACTCGAAAGCGGACAATCCCACGTTTATGTGTCGGGTTGTAATTTGGAGAGTGAATTCGGGCGGATGTGGGGCAGCTACACCATGGAGCGCGTATCCAACGGCAAGCAGTTTGAAGTAGATATTCCGGCTTTTATGATGGAAGTCAGCTCAAAGCTCAATTAA
- a CDS encoding tetratricopeptide repeat protein encodes MKRLLYFSLQITLALLWYWHIQAQSFEYNANCSQAYRSTINLKFDEARRLLQQENEQNPDNLLPLLLYNYIDALTAFISEQQSDLDIYDKNAAQRLKTIREKGNPQSPYYLYCQAEIEFQSTIARIKSEAYWEAFWQLKRSYNLYSDNIEKFPAFLLNYKSFGCMEALIGTLPDNYQWGLKIVGMSGSVKKGMQKMTDFLQYSKVNGYPFYEEAQVVYAFFLIYVDKKPQEALRMVQHDIAHGNSPLIDGTCADIAYRVGRTDYAIQLIENTPKGKGYFPYFVNDYLLGSFKLYRNDNDASLPLLNFINGFKGKHYIKSACQYLAYHYWLQNKPEQAHTAYEWCKQKGALLLDADKKAQEEAESGKLPHRQLLAARLNFDGGYYKKSLDHINAIDLDKLSVFYERIEYFYRLARINHALGNQTEAQQLYEIVIQKDPHPTEYYTPKSCLYLGEMYEHNKNYEKARFYYRQVFNYDNYAYKNSLEQQAKAGLDRLK; translated from the coding sequence ATGAAACGATTGCTGTATTTTTCATTGCAAATAACACTTGCTTTGCTGTGGTATTGGCATATTCAGGCGCAATCTTTTGAGTACAATGCTAATTGCTCGCAAGCCTACCGCAGCACTATCAACCTTAAATTTGATGAAGCACGCAGACTTTTGCAGCAAGAAAACGAACAAAATCCCGACAATCTGCTGCCCTTGTTGCTATACAACTACATAGATGCCCTCACTGCTTTTATCAGCGAACAACAAAGCGATTTGGATATTTATGATAAAAATGCAGCGCAACGCCTCAAAACTATCCGCGAAAAAGGAAATCCGCAGTCGCCTTATTATTTGTATTGCCAAGCCGAAATTGAGTTTCAAAGCACCATCGCCCGCATCAAATCTGAAGCCTACTGGGAAGCTTTCTGGCAACTCAAACGCTCCTACAACCTCTACAGCGACAATATAGAAAAATTTCCCGCATTTTTGCTCAATTACAAATCTTTCGGCTGTATGGAAGCCCTCATCGGCACTTTGCCCGACAACTACCAGTGGGGGCTTAAAATTGTGGGCATGAGTGGCTCTGTAAAAAAAGGTATGCAAAAAATGACTGATTTTTTACAATATTCCAAAGTCAACGGCTATCCTTTTTATGAAGAAGCCCAAGTGGTTTATGCTTTTTTTTTGATTTATGTGGACAAAAAACCACAAGAAGCTCTGCGTATGGTGCAGCACGATATTGCACACGGCAACAGCCCCCTGATTGACGGCACTTGCGCCGATATTGCCTATCGGGTAGGAAGAACCGATTATGCCATTCAACTCATTGAAAATACACCAAAAGGAAAAGGATATTTTCCGTATTTTGTAAATGACTATTTGCTCGGCAGTTTTAAATTATATCGCAATGACAACGATGCCTCCCTGCCTTTATTGAATTTTATCAATGGATTTAAAGGCAAACATTATATAAAAAGTGCTTGTCAATATTTGGCATATCATTATTGGTTGCAAAACAAACCTGAACAAGCGCATACTGCCTACGAATGGTGCAAACAAAAAGGGGCATTGTTGTTAGATGCCGACAAAAAAGCACAGGAAGAAGCCGAAAGCGGAAAGCTGCCCCACCGCCAGTTGTTGGCGGCACGGCTCAACTTTGACGGCGGCTATTACAAAAAATCTTTAGACCACATCAATGCCATTGATTTAGATAAACTGAGCGTTTTTTATGAGCGTATTGAATATTTTTATCGCTTGGCACGCATCAATCATGCCTTGGGCAATCAAACGGAGGCGCAGCAGCTATACGAAATTGTTATTCAAAAAGACCCCCACCCTACCGAATATTATACACCCAAATCCTGTTTGTATTTGGGCGAGATGTACGAGCATAACAAAAACTACGAAAAAGCGCGTTTCTATTACCGTCAGGTATTTAATTATGATAATTATGCGTATAAAAACAGCTTAGAACAACAAGCCAAAGCTGGTTTAGATCGTTTGAAATAA